A region from the Brachyspira hampsonii genome encodes:
- a CDS encoding methyl-accepting chemotaxis protein, whose product MKKIHSIRVKMPIAISILSTVFLVLIVIILSYRSHLIVKDATLNGFNNTVNGYKDMLDVWLDDNRNLIETYSVSPIVRNYLLNRNVDIRSTLTEFEAINEYVLDVGVTDTNGIVLDNVNNVKIGENITTVRPNILNILKNNNNKASFDDSIQRSSADNKWSLAAICGVNYNGEYIGNIYMILDWEELAVKLQELKLPERTRIFAIDDEETVLLDSKNEINTKANEAYGEIINSGLLSGVMNYISSVSHDPRTAVYSKLQNLSWYLIMAMDDKIIYKANNDSIMISVIICILSIIFINIFAFLYIKKVTHPLKVLMEHATSISEGNIAVNTKNNYGKDEFGELERVFDIMSGRLAEVVYNVNNASKEIMTAAKNMMESSSELSSRTDTQSYSLEETAASIEEMVSNIKISAENSIHGKDMMSESITFIEDAANIISQTASNIEDVHQSSEKIKDITKIIEDIAFQTNILALNASVEAARAGDHGRGFAVVASEVRNLAQTTQASVKDITALVDSTSSKIDIATQTAKQSQDIFSKLQNKVLETSKLMEDITSNALEQQSGTNQISTEVNNMETATTQNAALAENSSEISKSLVEKANFLEKSIEFFKISHN is encoded by the coding sequence ATGAAAAAAATACATTCCATTAGAGTAAAAATGCCTATAGCTATAAGTATTTTAAGTACAGTATTTCTAGTTTTAATAGTTATTATACTATCATACAGATCCCATTTAATAGTTAAAGATGCCACATTGAATGGTTTTAATAATACAGTCAATGGTTATAAAGACATGCTTGATGTTTGGCTTGATGATAATAGGAATTTGATAGAAACTTATTCTGTATCTCCTATAGTAAGAAATTATCTTTTAAACAGAAATGTAGATATTAGAAGTACGCTTACAGAGTTTGAAGCTATTAATGAATATGTGCTTGATGTAGGCGTTACAGATACTAATGGAATAGTTTTAGACAATGTTAATAATGTAAAAATAGGTGAAAATATCACAACGGTAAGACCTAATATTTTAAATATATTAAAAAATAATAATAATAAAGCCTCTTTTGATGATAGTATACAAAGATCAAGTGCTGATAATAAATGGTCATTAGCTGCTATTTGCGGTGTTAATTATAATGGGGAATATATAGGAAATATATATATGATTTTGGATTGGGAGGAGCTTGCCGTAAAACTTCAGGAATTAAAATTGCCGGAAAGAACTAGAATATTTGCTATTGATGATGAAGAAACTGTTTTACTTGACAGTAAAAACGAAATTAATACTAAAGCGAATGAGGCTTATGGAGAAATTATAAATAGCGGTTTATTATCAGGAGTTATGAATTATATATCTTCCGTAAGTCATGATCCTAGAACTGCAGTTTACAGTAAACTTCAAAATTTATCTTGGTATTTAATTATGGCTATGGATGATAAAATTATTTACAAGGCTAATAATGATTCTATAATGATATCTGTTATTATATGTATTTTATCTATCATTTTTATCAATATATTTGCTTTTCTTTACATTAAAAAAGTTACTCACCCTCTTAAAGTTTTGATGGAGCATGCTACTAGTATATCTGAAGGTAATATTGCTGTTAATACTAAAAACAATTATGGAAAAGATGAGTTTGGAGAATTAGAAAGAGTTTTTGACATTATGAGTGGTAGATTGGCGGAGGTTGTTTATAATGTTAATAATGCTTCTAAGGAGATAATGACTGCAGCTAAAAATATGATGGAAAGCAGCAGCGAATTATCATCAAGAACCGACACCCAGTCATATAGTCTGGAAGAAACTGCAGCCAGCATTGAAGAAATGGTTTCTAATATCAAAATTTCAGCTGAGAATTCCATACATGGTAAGGATATGATGTCTGAGTCTATTACATTTATTGAAGATGCTGCGAACATTATATCACAAACTGCTTCAAATATAGAAGATGTTCATCAATCAAGTGAGAAAATAAAAGATATTACAAAGATTATTGAAGATATAGCATTTCAAACGAATATACTTGCTCTTAATGCTTCCGTAGAGGCAGCACGTGCTGGAGATCATGGTAGGGGATTTGCTGTTGTTGCTTCTGAAGTGAGAAATTTGGCTCAAACTACTCAGGCTTCTGTAAAGGATATTACAGCATTGGTTGATAGTACCTCAAGTAAAATAGATATAGCAACACAAACTGCTAAGCAATCGCAGGATATATTCTCAAAACTTCAAAACAAAGTATTAGAAACTTCAAAGCTGATGGAAGATATCACTTCAAATGCTTTAGAACAGCAGTCTGGAACTAATCAGATAAGCACCGAAGTTAATAATATGGAAACTGCTACTACCCAAAATGCTGCTTTGGCTGAAAACTCAAGTGAGATATCAAAAAGTTTAGTTGAAAAAGCAAATTTTTTAGAAAAAAGTATTGAGTTTTTTAAAATTTCTCATAATTGA
- a CDS encoding DUF3149 domain-containing protein, translating into MLIFSISVIFISLIILSYFICYYIYKTKQKEMQI; encoded by the coding sequence ATTTTAATATTTTCTATATCTGTTATTTTTATCTCTCTCATAATTTTATCCTATTTTATTTGTTATTATATTTATAAAACAAAACAAAAAGAAATGCAAATTTAA
- a CDS encoding P1 family peptidase → MREIKITDIENIKIGNAQNKDAATGCTVIICERGAVTGLDVRGGGPASRESELTKPFASAEVIHAVLLSGGSAFGLDASGGVMKYLEERNIGFDVGVTKVPLVCQSCIFDLRVGDYRVRPDINMAYEACVNAQNNNPKMGNYGAGTGASVGKILGADYAMKSGLGFYAVQVDDVKVGAIVSVNAFGDIYDYDSGKMIAGLLNENKDGFRSSEEELIKITQNNNLSFTSKNNIVTNTTIGAVITNAKFTKSQMGKIASMAHNGFARAIKPVHTTVDGDSIYAMSVGDINASLDSVGTLAAIVMGRAINNAVKSAEPSYGFKSYSDIIKN, encoded by the coding sequence ATGAGAGAGATAAAAATAACAGATATAGAAAATATTAAAATAGGAAATGCTCAAAATAAAGATGCAGCAACAGGCTGTACAGTTATAATATGTGAAAGAGGGGCAGTTACAGGTTTAGATGTTAGGGGAGGAGGTCCTGCTTCTAGAGAAAGCGAACTTACAAAACCATTTGCTTCCGCTGAAGTTATACATGCTGTACTTTTAAGCGGAGGAAGTGCTTTTGGGCTTGATGCTTCAGGCGGTGTTATGAAGTATTTAGAAGAGAGAAATATTGGTTTTGATGTAGGAGTTACAAAGGTGCCTTTGGTTTGTCAGTCTTGTATATTTGATTTGCGTGTTGGTGATTATAGAGTTCGTCCTGATATTAATATGGCTTATGAGGCTTGTGTTAATGCTCAGAATAATAATCCAAAAATGGGAAATTACGGAGCAGGTACAGGTGCTAGTGTCGGAAAAATACTAGGTGCTGATTATGCTATGAAATCCGGACTTGGTTTTTATGCAGTTCAGGTTGATGATGTGAAAGTTGGTGCTATAGTATCTGTTAATGCTTTTGGTGATATTTATGATTATGATAGCGGTAAAATGATTGCGGGGCTTCTTAATGAAAATAAAGACGGATTTAGAAGTTCTGAAGAGGAGCTTATAAAAATAACGCAGAATAATAATTTATCTTTCACTTCTAAAAATAATATAGTTACAAATACCACAATAGGAGCTGTAATTACCAATGCCAAGTTTACAAAGTCGCAAATGGGAAAAATAGCTTCTATGGCACATAACGGCTTTGCTAGGGCTATAAAACCAGTGCATACTACAGTAGACGGCGACAGTATTTATGCTATGAGTGTTGGTGATATTAATGCTAGTTTAGATTCTGTTGGAACTCTTGCTGCTATAGTTATGGGAAGAGCTATTAATAATGCTGTAAAAAGTGCTGAGCCTTCTTATGGTTTTAAATCTTATAGTGATATAATAAAAAATTAA
- the ftsH gene encoding ATP-dependent zinc metalloprotease FtsH has product MSSKRNNRRQSMPQSGGGGNQIIIILLLTMVVVMAIMYFQKTPQVKAQEWDYSTVVQKVKEGVVKEVTIVDQNIRNGKAIETVNGKITEINFYSYIPFTASGFVNLLIDNNVKVRGEAEKPSYLSLILVNLLPILLIGFLLWFFMFRQVQGSNNRAMSFGKSRARLLTKEDVKVTFKDVEGCKEAKEELQEVVQFLKDASKFTKLGAKIPKGVLLVGPPGTGKTLLAKAVAGEANVPFFSMSGSEFVEMFVGVGASRVRDLFEQGKRSAPCIIFIDELDAVGRTRGAGYGGGHDEREQTLNQMLVEMDGFNTDTRIIIFAATNRPDVLDPALLRPGRFDRQVVVDLPDVKGREGIFKVHVSKIQHDPSIDLYHLARATPGFSGADIANMVNEAALIAARNDKSRVELSDFEEARDKVMMGPERRSILISEKEKLNTAYHEAGHTLMAVLLQNTDALHKVTIVPRGRSLGATWTLPPDGRYTLQRKKAIDEMSLLLGGRVAEEFKFGEDSVTTGASNDIERVTELARRMVCEWGMSRLGPISFGQKEQPIFLGKEIARHKDYSEETAQKIDEEVHKFVMKAYERTKKLIAENADKFEALSRELFEKESLDIEDIERICEVKLDKVKDKLVYAGKDPKRGTDELEDPSAYQEGEVKSVKEEVFNTPLKVKAESKEEVKSIKKSSVKKVPSSKKKKTTEE; this is encoded by the coding sequence ATGAGTAGTAAAAGAAATAATAGAAGACAATCTATGCCTCAATCCGGAGGCGGCGGAAATCAAATTATAATCATACTTCTTCTTACAATGGTAGTTGTAATGGCTATAATGTACTTTCAAAAAACACCGCAGGTAAAAGCTCAGGAATGGGATTATTCTACAGTTGTACAAAAAGTTAAAGAAGGTGTCGTTAAAGAAGTTACTATAGTTGATCAAAACATAAGAAATGGTAAAGCTATAGAAACTGTTAATGGAAAAATAACAGAGATAAACTTCTATTCTTATATACCTTTTACCGCAAGCGGTTTTGTTAACCTACTTATAGATAACAATGTAAAAGTAAGAGGAGAGGCAGAAAAACCTAGTTATTTAAGTCTTATACTTGTTAACTTACTGCCTATACTTTTAATAGGGTTTTTGCTTTGGTTTTTTATGTTTAGGCAGGTTCAGGGCTCTAATAATAGAGCTATGAGCTTTGGTAAAAGCAGAGCAAGACTTCTTACTAAAGAAGATGTAAAAGTTACCTTCAAAGATGTTGAAGGCTGTAAAGAAGCTAAAGAAGAATTGCAGGAAGTTGTACAATTCTTAAAAGATGCAAGTAAATTCACAAAATTAGGTGCTAAAATACCTAAAGGAGTACTTTTGGTAGGCCCTCCGGGTACAGGTAAAACCTTACTTGCTAAAGCTGTTGCAGGTGAGGCTAATGTTCCATTCTTTAGTATGTCTGGTTCTGAGTTTGTTGAGATGTTTGTAGGAGTTGGTGCTTCAAGGGTAAGAGATTTATTTGAACAGGGGAAGAGGTCTGCTCCTTGTATTATATTTATAGATGAGCTTGATGCTGTAGGAAGAACTAGAGGTGCAGGATACGGCGGCGGTCATGATGAAAGAGAGCAGACATTAAACCAAATGCTTGTTGAAATGGACGGTTTTAATACTGATACTAGAATAATAATATTTGCTGCTACTAACAGACCTGATGTACTTGACCCTGCTTTGCTTCGTCCGGGAAGATTTGACAGACAAGTTGTTGTTGATTTACCGGATGTTAAAGGAAGAGAAGGAATATTTAAAGTGCATGTTTCAAAAATACAGCATGATCCTTCTATAGACTTGTATCATTTAGCAAGAGCTACTCCTGGTTTTTCAGGAGCTGATATTGCTAATATGGTTAACGAAGCTGCTTTAATTGCTGCTAGAAACGATAAATCAAGAGTAGAGCTTTCTGACTTTGAAGAGGCAAGAGATAAAGTTATGATGGGACCTGAAAGAAGAAGTATTTTGATAAGTGAAAAAGAAAAATTAAATACAGCTTATCATGAGGCAGGACATACTTTAATGGCAGTTCTTCTTCAAAATACTGATGCCTTGCATAAAGTTACTATAGTTCCTAGAGGAAGAAGTTTAGGTGCTACTTGGACATTGCCTCCTGACGGAAGATATACTCTTCAAAGAAAAAAAGCTATTGATGAAATGTCTTTACTTCTTGGGGGACGAGTTGCTGAAGAGTTCAAATTCGGTGAAGATTCTGTTACTACTGGTGCTTCTAATGATATAGAAAGAGTTACTGAGCTTGCAAGAAGAATGGTATGCGAATGGGGTATGAGCAGATTAGGACCTATATCATTCGGACAAAAAGAACAGCCTATATTTTTGGGTAAAGAAATAGCAAGACATAAAGACTACAGCGAAGAGACTGCTCAGAAAATAGATGAAGAAGTTCATAAGTTTGTAATGAAAGCATACGAAAGAACTAAAAAATTAATAGCTGAAAATGCTGATAAGTTTGAGGCTTTATCAAGAGAATTATTTGAAAAAGAATCTCTCGATATAGAAGATATAGAGAGAATATGCGAAGTAAAATTGGATAAAGTTAAAGACAAATTAGTTTATGCTGGTAAAGACCCTAAAAGGGGCACTGATGAGCTTGAAGATCCTTCTGCATATCAAGAGGGAGAAGTAAAAAGTGTTAAAGAAGAAGTATTTAATACTCCTCTTAAAGTGAAAGCAGAAAGCAAAGAAGAAGTAAAATCAATAAAAAAATCTAGCGTGAAAAAGGTACCTTCTTCTAAAAAGAAAAAAACAACAGAAGAATAA
- a CDS encoding NlpC/P60 family protein yields MRFYIIILSLFMMLFNSVSFTQTYGYDKEYQKQLEEKGVAINDTQKQKVRNDINKWANFYLNKHYKYNEKATLTHPTSKEKKTFRFDCSGYVAAVYWASNIAVFEKQAILDSGGVKTIYTTLSKYKKIYKDILPNVGDIIMFDKTTSDDKKLTHAGIVTEVDKEDETVTYIHASTSKGLIVGYMNLKYPDLAKKDGKTINSYLKRGGGVDALASHCFNSYGTILDIPE; encoded by the coding sequence ATGCGTTTTTATATTATTATACTATCATTATTTATGATGTTGTTTAATTCAGTATCATTTACTCAAACTTACGGATATGATAAAGAATATCAAAAACAGTTGGAAGAAAAAGGAGTTGCAATAAATGATACTCAAAAGCAAAAAGTTAGAAATGATATAAATAAATGGGCTAACTTTTATTTGAATAAACATTACAAATATAATGAAAAAGCTACATTGACACACCCTACTTCCAAAGAGAAAAAAACATTTCGCTTTGACTGTTCAGGTTATGTAGCAGCGGTTTATTGGGCTTCTAACATAGCGGTATTTGAAAAGCAGGCTATTTTAGATTCCGGCGGAGTAAAAACTATATATACTACTTTGTCAAAATACAAAAAAATTTATAAAGATATTTTGCCGAATGTAGGAGATATAATAATGTTTGATAAAACTACATCTGATGATAAAAAACTTACGCATGCAGGTATAGTAACAGAAGTTGATAAAGAAGATGAAACTGTAACATATATTCATGCTTCTACTAGTAAAGGACTTATAGTTGGATATATGAATTTAAAATACCCTGATTTGGCTAAAAAAGATGGGAAAACAATAAACAGCTATCTTAAAAGAGGCGGAGGAGTTGATGCTTTAGCTTCTCATTGTTTTAATAGTTATGGTACTATCTTGGATATACCTGAATAA
- a CDS encoding NlpC/P60 family protein — MRFCISILIISLLFNVPAFNQENSRLEIIKWANHYMNKKYKYNQSDTITNPFTKEKKKVNFDCSGFVAAVYWTAIENPSIKLQGSTENIYYILSKKNKIYKNVMPNKGDIIFFDGTTNPNKKLTHSGIIINVDEDETITYIHSSTSKGPILGYMNLKYPDLARKDGKQINSYLRRGDAPYSLASHCFNSYGTVLEKPN; from the coding sequence ATGCGTTTTTGTATTAGTATTTTAATTATTTCATTACTATTTAATGTACCCGCTTTCAATCAGGAAAACAGCAGACTTGAAATAATAAAATGGGCTAACCATTATATGAATAAAAAATATAAATACAATCAAAGCGATACTATTACTAATCCTTTTACAAAAGAAAAAAAGAAAGTTAATTTTGACTGTTCCGGATTTGTGGCGGCTGTATATTGGACTGCTATTGAAAATCCATCTATTAAACTTCAAGGCTCAACAGAAAATATATATTATATTTTATCTAAAAAAAATAAAATATATAAAAATGTTATGCCTAATAAGGGAGATATAATATTTTTTGATGGAACTACAAATCCAAATAAAAAGCTAACACATTCAGGAATTATTATAAATGTAGATGAAGATGAAACTATAACATATATTCATTCATCTACAAGTAAAGGTCCTATTTTAGGATATATGAATTTAAAATATCCTGATTTAGCAAGAAAAGACGGAAAACAAATAAATAGCTATCTTAGAAGAGGAGATGCTCCTTATTCACTAGCTTCTCATTGTTTTAACAGTTATGGCACTGTATTAGAAAAACCAAATTAA
- a CDS encoding DUF4390 domain-containing protein, whose product MKRIFILLLFFIIISKISYSYELRLYFSRSYIYDDMLYVDVRTHYENEIYQNIKKYIDNGIILFINYRIDLIKKNLFINDNVREIYIYRKLYYDFFTKEYVVLNSETMRETRNSDLEILIKNIYQINRIEVINVNKLNKNNKYIFKTRLSMQFQNAYPYLSAFFNIITPIQYRIKWLKSNEFSIKELYYNNM is encoded by the coding sequence ATGAAAAGAATTTTTATACTATTGTTATTTTTTATAATTATTTCAAAAATATCATACTCTTATGAATTAAGATTATATTTTTCAAGAAGCTATATATATGATGATATGCTTTATGTTGATGTAAGGACTCATTATGAAAATGAAATTTATCAGAATATCAAAAAATATATAGATAATGGAATAATATTGTTTATCAACTATAGGATTGATTTAATAAAAAAGAATTTGTTTATTAATGATAATGTAAGAGAAATATATATATACAGAAAATTATATTATGACTTTTTCACTAAAGAGTATGTAGTTTTAAACTCCGAAACTATGAGAGAAACTAGAAATTCTGATTTAGAAATATTAATTAAAAATATTTATCAGATAAATAGAATAGAAGTAATTAATGTAAATAAACTAAATAAAAATAATAAATACATATTTAAAACTAGATTATCCATGCAGTTTCAAAATGCATATCCTTATTTATCAGCATTTTTTAATATAATAACGCCTATACAATATAGAATAAAATGGTTAAAATCTAATGAATTCAGTATTAAAGAATTATATTATAATAACATGTAA
- the cyaB gene encoding class IV adenylate cyclase, producing MANSEIEIKAYIKDFDSVLNFLRNNAKFKKKYFKKDIYYAKENDIKEKNIKTSDCIRLRIEHGGYTFCTKERNLIEGVEVNEEIEIKVSKKKARFIINFLSKLQKYKEYVKKEKKGYAFIYKNALVEISKIKNLDNFIEIEFLNSNETVENQIIQLKSILNEIGIDKNCIETEPYINLLAEKK from the coding sequence ATGGCAAACTCTGAAATTGAAATAAAAGCATATATAAAAGATTTTGACTCTGTTTTAAATTTTTTAAGAAATAATGCTAAGTTCAAAAAAAAGTATTTCAAAAAAGATATTTACTATGCAAAAGAAAATGACATAAAAGAAAAAAATATAAAAACTAGCGACTGTATAAGACTTAGAATAGAACATGGCGGATATACTTTCTGTACAAAAGAAAGAAACTTAATTGAAGGTGTAGAAGTTAATGAAGAAATAGAAATTAAAGTCAGCAAGAAAAAAGCAAGATTTATTATTAACTTCCTATCAAAACTTCAAAAATATAAAGAGTATGTAAAAAAAGAAAAAAAAGGTTATGCCTTTATATATAAAAATGCTTTAGTAGAAATTTCAAAAATAAAAAATTTAGACAACTTTATAGAAATAGAGTTTTTAAACTCAAATGAAACTGTAGAAAATCAAATAATTCAATTAAAATCCATATTAAATGAAATAGGCATAGATAAAAACTGTATAGAAACAGAACCATATATAAATCTGCTTGCTGAAAAAAAATAA
- the mreD gene encoding rod shape-determining protein MreD — MKRIVTVIITTLILLLIQSSPAYDLIRVALGAKPDLLLIFLVFIAFRYGSFDGIIYGFIIGLLQDIVSSGTFGSYAIIFLNIGFFVGFFNTRIFIKQIAAGIFVTLIGYLIKIIALFLVTSIYSDLSNVAVLIRSELLVGLPLTVILSSPAFILFEKLAPLIYDKQKIHVDDSTKEYTE, encoded by the coding sequence ATGAAAAGAATAGTAACAGTAATCATTACAACTCTGATTTTGCTTCTTATACAGTCATCTCCGGCTTATGATTTAATAAGAGTGGCATTAGGTGCTAAACCTGATTTACTTTTAATTTTTTTAGTATTCATAGCATTTAGATATGGTTCATTTGACGGAATAATATATGGTTTTATCATAGGGCTTTTGCAGGATATTGTTTCAAGCGGTACTTTCGGTTCTTATGCTATAATATTTTTAAACATAGGTTTCTTTGTTGGTTTCTTCAATACAAGAATATTCATCAAACAAATTGCTGCAGGAATATTTGTAACTTTAATTGGATATTTAATAAAAATTATAGCATTATTTTTGGTAACTTCTATATATTCAGATCTTTCAAATGTTGCTGTATTAATAAGATCTGAATTACTTGTGGGTCTTCCTCTTACAGTAATATTATCTTCACCTGCATTTATCTTATTTGAAAAACTTGCTCCTTTAATTTATGATAAGCAGAAAATACATGTAGATGACAGCACTAAGGAATATACTGAATAA